In the Halorussus rarus genome, GGACGTCCCGCTCGGTCACGTCGACGGTCATCGAGCCGACGTTCTCGATCTCGGCGTCGATGCTGTCGCCGTCCGAGAGCTCGCTGACGCCCTCGGGCGTGCCCGTGGTGATGACGTCGCCGGCCTCGATGGTGGCGCCGATGGAGGCGTACTGGACGACGTCCGCGCAGGTGTACACCATGTCGCCGGTGTTCTCCTGCTGGCGGGTCTCGCCGTTGAGCTGGAGCTCCATCTCGAGGTCCTGGGGCTCGCCGACCTCGTCGGGCGTGACCACGCACGGGCCGACCACCGTGAACGTGTCGTAGGACTTCCGGTTCGAGCGGTCCTGGTCGCCGCGGACCGAGATGTCGAGCAGGATGGTGTAGCCGAAGATGTGGTCCCACGCCTCGTCGGCGGAGACGTCCTTGACGTCGTCGTCCATCACGAACGCGAGCTCGATCTCGTGGTCGGTCCGGCGGTCCGAGAACGGGAGCTCGACGCCGTGGTCCGGGCCGACGACGCTCGAGGGCGCCTTGAGGAAGTAGCCCTTGTCCTCGATGGTGAACCACTCGTCGGTGGTGATGTCGCGGTCCGAGAGCGCCTCCTCGATGTGGTTCTCGTAGTTGAGCGGCGCGGCGATGACCTTCCCCGGCCGGCGGACCGGCGCGCCGAGTTCGACGTCCGCGCGGTCGTGGTCGGGGTCGGCGTCTTCGTACTCGCTCGCGTCGTAGTCGCCCCGGATGTACTCGCGCAGCGGGTCGCGGGCGTCGATGCCGAGTCGGTCGGTCAGGTCGACGACGCCGCTGCCGTCGTCGGTCAGGAGTCCCAGTCGGTCCTCGTTGTAGCGGACGAATCGCATGGTCGTTCCTGCGACCAGCGTACCCATAAAACATCGCCTTCCGCGACCGGCGCCGTCGGGCAAGGATTGCCGCGTCTCGCTTTGATTCGCACGAGCGCGAATTTCATTTCCGAGAACGAGCCGAACTATTAATACCGTTGGGGGGAAACGCGTCTGTCAATGACATCACAACCTCCGACCGCCGAACCCGGCGGCGAACGCGCCGGGCTGTACGACCCGCCGGACGACGCCGACGAGATCGAACGGCTCAGGCACGAACGGGACTTCTGGCGCCACCTCTTCGACGACCTCGCCGAGCGGTTCCCCGAGCCCGTCCTGGTCGTCAACGACGACGGTCGGGTCACCCACTGGAACACCGAGCAGGCCGAGA is a window encoding:
- a CDS encoding fumarylacetoacetate hydrolase family protein; protein product: MRFVRYNEDRLGLLTDDGSGVVDLTDRLGIDARDPLREYIRGDYDASEYEDADPDHDRADVELGAPVRRPGKVIAAPLNYENHIEEALSDRDITTDEWFTIEDKGYFLKAPSSVVGPDHGVELPFSDRRTDHEIELAFVMDDDVKDVSADEAWDHIFGYTILLDISVRGDQDRSNRKSYDTFTVVGPCVVTPDEVGEPQDLEMELQLNGETRQQENTGDMVYTCADVVQYASIGATIEAGDVITTGTPEGVSELSDGDSIDAEIENVGSMTVDVTERDVRFDDVDVQKGGQE